From Actinomyces sp. oral taxon 171 str. F0337, one genomic window encodes:
- a CDS encoding glycine--tRNA ligase, which yields MASTPSRLDAVINLAKRRGFVFPCGEIYGGTRSAWDYGPLGVELKENIKRQWWQYMVRSRDDVVGLDSSVILPREVWVASGHVGAFTDPLVESLHTHKRYRADQLVEDYAARKGLDPEAVTLDMVPDPVTGQPGSWTEPREFSGLLKTYLGPVDDESGLHYLRPETAQGIFINFTNVMSAARKKPPFGIGQVGKSFRNEITPGNFIFRTREFEQMELEFFCEPGTDEEWHQYWIDYRKAWYTDLGISEDNLRLYEHPTEKLSHYSKRTVDLEYRFGFAGSEWGELEGIANRTDFDLSTHAEHSGKDLSYFDQTRSERWTPYVIEPSAGLTRSLMAFLVEAYTEDEAPNTKGGVDKRIVLKLDPRIAPVKAAVLPLSRKEELTGPAKELAARLRRSWNVEYDDAGAVGRRYRRQDEVGTPFCLTYDFDSPEDGAVTVRERDTMTQERIPLEGVERYLAERLVGC from the coding sequence TTGGCATCCACCCCTTCACGCCTTGACGCCGTCATCAACCTCGCCAAGCGTCGCGGGTTCGTCTTCCCCTGCGGCGAGATCTACGGCGGAACCCGCTCGGCCTGGGACTACGGACCGCTGGGCGTCGAGCTCAAGGAGAACATCAAGCGCCAGTGGTGGCAGTACATGGTGCGCTCACGCGACGACGTCGTCGGGCTGGACTCCTCGGTCATCCTGCCGCGCGAGGTGTGGGTCGCCTCCGGGCACGTCGGCGCCTTCACCGACCCGCTCGTGGAGTCCCTGCACACCCACAAGAGGTACCGCGCCGACCAGCTCGTCGAGGACTACGCGGCCCGCAAGGGCCTCGACCCCGAGGCCGTCACCCTCGACATGGTCCCCGACCCCGTCACCGGCCAGCCGGGCTCCTGGACCGAGCCGCGCGAGTTCTCCGGCCTGCTCAAGACCTACCTGGGGCCGGTCGACGACGAGTCCGGCCTGCACTACCTGCGCCCCGAGACCGCCCAGGGCATCTTCATCAACTTCACCAACGTCATGAGCGCGGCCCGCAAGAAGCCGCCTTTCGGCATCGGCCAGGTGGGCAAGTCCTTCCGCAACGAGATCACGCCGGGCAACTTCATCTTCCGCACCCGCGAGTTCGAGCAGATGGAGCTGGAGTTCTTCTGCGAGCCGGGCACCGACGAGGAGTGGCACCAGTACTGGATCGACTACCGCAAGGCCTGGTACACCGACCTGGGTATCAGTGAGGACAACCTGCGCCTCTACGAGCACCCCACCGAGAAGCTCTCCCACTACTCCAAGCGCACCGTGGACCTGGAGTACCGCTTCGGCTTCGCCGGCTCGGAGTGGGGCGAGCTCGAGGGCATCGCCAACCGCACCGACTTCGACCTGTCCACCCACGCCGAGCACTCCGGCAAGGACCTGTCCTACTTCGACCAGACCCGTTCCGAGCGCTGGACCCCTTACGTCATCGAGCCATCGGCCGGCCTGACCCGCTCGCTCATGGCCTTCCTCGTGGAGGCCTACACCGAGGACGAGGCCCCCAACACCAAGGGCGGGGTGGACAAGCGCATCGTCCTCAAGCTCGACCCGCGCATCGCCCCGGTCAAGGCGGCCGTCCTGCCGCTGAGCCGCAAGGAGGAGCTGACCGGTCCTGCCAAGGAGCTGGCAGCCCGCCTGCGCCGCTCCTGGAACGTGGAGTACGACGACGCCGGCGCGGTGGGCCGCCGCTACCGCCGTCAGGACGAGGTGGGCACGCCCTTCTGCCTGACCTACGACTTCGACTCGCCCGAGGACGGGGCGGTCACCGTGCGCGAGCGCGACACGATGACCCAGGAGCGCATCCCGCTCGAGGGCGTGGAGCGCTACCTGGCTGAGCGCCTCGTCGGCTGCTGA
- a CDS encoding YibE/F family protein, whose translation MSTNSTSPSNESLSAEDLPQPSVGPAGPHGGHSHSHSGPLDLEAGEVRRVRIVLGVIVGALVLATVVGLVVLWPGKSSLIGSRSFTAEGGSVGKATITSTDLSGCESSVSALTEVNGVKPEEFSKSHVCARITEGEGKGLVMPVQLVGEPRKLAHVGDRLVVLYSPQAILSGSPYSFIDYQRQLPVGALTIVYLVLVVAVAGRKGVLSVLGLLVATGVLAFFMIPALLSGSHPLAVTLVGSMAMMLAAVYVAHGVSIRTTTALLGTVAGIVLTVLLALWGTDAAHLTGDVDETARLLASRTHIDLQTLLTCGMVIAGLGVLNDVTITQASSVWELHAANPLLSRTRLFTGGMRIGRDHIASTVYTLAFAYAGTALPLILAASLMDRAVLDTMLSGEIAEEIVRTLISSIGLVLAIPATTAIAAALCRVTPVLDE comes from the coding sequence GTGAGCACCAACTCGACCTCCCCGAGCAACGAGTCTCTTTCCGCTGAGGACCTTCCCCAGCCGTCGGTAGGACCTGCCGGCCCTCACGGCGGCCACAGCCACTCCCACTCCGGGCCACTGGACCTGGAGGCGGGGGAGGTCCGCCGGGTGCGGATCGTGCTCGGTGTCATCGTCGGTGCCCTGGTCCTGGCCACCGTCGTCGGACTGGTCGTGCTCTGGCCGGGCAAGAGCTCACTCATCGGCTCACGCTCCTTCACCGCCGAGGGCGGCTCAGTGGGCAAGGCCACCATCACCTCCACGGACCTGTCCGGCTGTGAGAGCTCCGTGAGCGCCCTGACGGAGGTCAACGGCGTCAAGCCGGAGGAGTTCTCCAAGAGCCACGTGTGCGCCCGCATCACCGAGGGCGAGGGCAAGGGCCTGGTCATGCCGGTCCAGCTGGTGGGTGAGCCCCGCAAGCTCGCCCACGTCGGTGACCGGCTCGTCGTCCTCTACTCGCCCCAGGCCATCCTGTCCGGCTCCCCCTACTCCTTCATCGACTACCAGCGTCAGCTCCCGGTCGGCGCCCTGACGATCGTCTACCTCGTGCTCGTCGTCGCCGTGGCCGGGCGCAAGGGCGTCCTGAGCGTCCTGGGTCTGCTGGTGGCCACCGGTGTGCTCGCCTTCTTCATGATCCCGGCGCTCCTGTCAGGCTCCCACCCGCTGGCGGTGACACTGGTCGGATCGATGGCGATGATGCTGGCCGCCGTCTACGTGGCCCACGGCGTGTCCATCCGCACCACGACGGCCCTGCTGGGAACGGTGGCCGGCATCGTGCTGACCGTGCTGCTCGCCCTGTGGGGGACCGACGCCGCTCACTTGACCGGCGACGTCGACGAGACCGCCCGCCTGCTGGCCTCACGCACGCACATCGACCTGCAGACGCTGCTGACCTGCGGCATGGTCATCGCCGGGCTCGGCGTCCTCAACGACGTCACCATCACCCAGGCCTCCTCGGTGTGGGAGCTGCACGCCGCCAACCCGCTGCTGTCGCGTACGCGCCTGTTCACCGGCGGGATGAGGATCGGCCGGGACCACATCGCCTCGACCGTCTACACCCTGGCCTTCGCCTACGCCGGCACGGCGCTGCCACTCATCCTGGCCGCCTCCCTCATGGACCGGGCCGTGCTGGACACCATGCTCTCGGGGGAGATCGCCGAGGAGATCGTGCGCACCCTCATCTCCTCCATCGGCCTGGTCCTGGCGATCCCGGCGACCACGGCGATCGCGGCGGCCCTGTGCCGCGTCACCCCTGTCCTCGACGAGTAG
- the dusB gene encoding tRNA dihydrouridine synthase DusB, producing MSETSPRLPDACASGRAPTPLRIGPLVVPTPVELAPMAGVTNASFRRLCREMAEAVLPEALTPSCPGPVSAPGGGLLAPAGLYVTEMVTTRALVERNERTLAMVRTDPAERVRSIQLYGVDPATVGAAVRILVEEDLSDHIDLNFGCPVPKVTRKGGGAALPWKRDLLAAILTEAVRASEAAARAAGRVRQVPVTMKMRLGIDEGHETFLDAARAAENAGIAAVALHARSARQHYSGQARWEEIARLKESTVLPVLGNGDIWLGDDAVRMMETTGCDGVVVGRGCQGRPWLFADIVAAMHGSPTRTRPDLDAVIEVIRRHGRMLAEEMGEDRGVRDLRKHVGWYLKGYPVGGAARADLMGIRSLDELDAGLERMRSRLPDVVDYPGDVVEGPRGRAGSPKTPRLPDGWLDSPALDEAHREMLSQAESDVSGG from the coding sequence ATGAGTGAGACCTCCCCCCGCCTGCCCGACGCCTGCGCATCGGGCCGCGCGCCCACACCGCTGCGCATCGGGCCGCTGGTGGTGCCCACCCCCGTCGAGCTCGCCCCCATGGCCGGAGTCACCAACGCCTCCTTCCGCCGCTTGTGCCGGGAGATGGCCGAGGCCGTCCTGCCGGAGGCACTGACGCCCTCCTGCCCCGGTCCGGTGTCCGCCCCCGGCGGCGGTCTGCTGGCCCCGGCGGGCCTGTACGTCACGGAGATGGTCACCACCCGCGCCCTGGTGGAGCGCAACGAGCGCACCCTGGCGATGGTGCGCACCGACCCGGCCGAGAGGGTTCGTTCCATTCAGCTCTACGGGGTTGACCCGGCCACGGTGGGGGCCGCGGTGCGGATCCTGGTGGAGGAGGACCTGTCCGACCACATCGACCTCAACTTCGGCTGCCCGGTTCCCAAGGTGACCCGCAAGGGAGGCGGTGCGGCGCTGCCGTGGAAGCGCGATCTGCTGGCGGCGATTCTCACCGAGGCGGTGCGTGCCAGTGAGGCCGCTGCCCGCGCCGCCGGGCGGGTTCGACAGGTGCCGGTGACCATGAAGATGCGCCTGGGCATCGATGAGGGGCACGAGACCTTCCTCGACGCCGCCCGGGCCGCCGAGAACGCCGGGATCGCGGCGGTGGCCCTGCACGCCCGCAGCGCACGCCAGCACTACTCGGGTCAGGCCCGCTGGGAGGAGATCGCCCGCCTCAAGGAGTCCACCGTCCTACCGGTGCTCGGCAACGGGGACATCTGGCTCGGCGACGACGCGGTGCGCATGATGGAGACCACCGGCTGCGACGGCGTCGTCGTGGGCCGCGGCTGCCAGGGCCGCCCCTGGCTGTTCGCCGACATCGTGGCGGCCATGCACGGCTCGCCGACACGCACCCGCCCGGACCTGGACGCCGTCATCGAGGTGATCCGCCGCCACGGGCGCATGCTGGCTGAGGAGATGGGCGAGGACCGGGGAGTGCGTGACCTGCGCAAGCACGTGGGCTGGTACCTCAAGGGCTACCCGGTCGGCGGCGCGGCGCGTGCCGACCTCATGGGGATCCGGAGCCTCGATGAGCTCGACGCCGGCCTGGAGCGGATGCGCTCGCGCCTGCCAGACGTCGTCGACTACCCCGGTGACGTCGTCGAGGGCCCCCGGGGGCGGGCCGGCAGTCCGAAGACCCCCCGTCTGCCCGACGGCTGGCTGGACTCTCCCGCCCTGGACGAGGCCCACCGCGAGATGCTCAGCCAGGCCGAGTCCGACGTCTCCGGAGGCTGA
- a CDS encoding SDR family oxidoreductase, translated as MNEETEPSISRSVVVTGASRGIGEAVVKAFLAQGDRVAGISRSGEAPDGALGLAADVTDPDALAQALSAATEEHGPIEVLVASAGINRESLAARTSSQMWDEVISADLTGTFNTVRAVTPAMMRARTGRIILVSSAIAARGGVGLSAYGAAKGGVEGLTRSLARELAPRGITVNAVAPGFVTTAMTASLPDHIRTAYLEQIPLGRFADVADIAGPAVFLASPAAAYVTGAILGVDGGMGMGR; from the coding sequence ATGAACGAAGAGACCGAACCGTCGATATCACGTTCCGTCGTCGTGACCGGAGCCTCCCGGGGAATCGGGGAGGCGGTTGTGAAGGCGTTTCTCGCACAGGGCGACCGGGTGGCGGGTATCTCCCGCTCCGGTGAGGCCCCCGACGGCGCCCTGGGCCTGGCTGCCGATGTCACCGACCCCGACGCCCTGGCCCAGGCCCTTAGCGCCGCCACCGAGGAGCACGGCCCCATCGAGGTCCTCGTGGCCTCGGCCGGCATCAACCGGGAGTCCTTGGCCGCCCGCACCTCCTCCCAGATGTGGGACGAGGTCATCTCAGCGGACCTGACCGGCACCTTCAATACAGTACGCGCCGTGACGCCAGCCATGATGCGGGCCCGTACGGGGCGCATCATCCTGGTCTCCTCGGCCATCGCCGCACGTGGAGGCGTGGGCCTGTCGGCCTACGGCGCCGCCAAGGGCGGCGTGGAGGGGCTGACCCGCTCCCTGGCCCGCGAGCTCGCACCGCGCGGCATCACCGTCAACGCCGTGGCCCCCGGATTCGTCACCACGGCGATGACCGCCTCCCTGCCCGACCACATCCGCACCGCCTACCTCGAGCAGATTCCCTTGGGGCGCTTCGCCGACGTCGCCGACATCGCCGGCCCCGCCGTCTTCCTCGCCTCACCCGCGGCGGCCTACGTCACCGGCGCCATCCTCGGCGTCGACGGCGGCATGGGCATGGGGCGCTAG
- a CDS encoding SixA phosphatase family protein, whose protein sequence is MRRLVLVRHSKASHDAVTDLERPLTPKGTALAGLLAKELRKRLETTDLLLVSPAARARETARPIRDRLEPTDTLVREEIYNLGPNGILGVLAEEGADARTVVVVGHEPTISVLAHILHDTDDDLASQISFGVPTATAVIIDVPGAWADLEPKSARIREIFTARKRD, encoded by the coding sequence ATGCGCCGGCTCGTGCTCGTCCGACACTCCAAGGCCTCTCACGACGCCGTCACCGACCTGGAACGTCCTCTGACCCCCAAGGGCACCGCCCTCGCAGGCCTGCTGGCCAAGGAGCTGCGCAAGCGCCTGGAGACCACCGACCTGCTCCTGGTCTCCCCGGCGGCCCGGGCCCGCGAGACCGCCCGCCCCATCCGCGACCGCCTCGAGCCCACTGACACCCTCGTGCGCGAGGAGATCTATAACCTGGGCCCCAACGGCATCCTCGGGGTTCTGGCCGAGGAGGGCGCAGACGCCAGGACGGTCGTCGTCGTCGGCCACGAGCCCACGATCTCCGTGCTCGCCCACATCCTCCACGACACCGATGACGACCTGGCCTCCCAGATCTCCTTCGGGGTGCCCACGGCAACCGCCGTCATCATCGATGTCCCCGGCGCCTGGGCGGACCTTGAGCCCAAGAGCGCCCGTATCCGGGAGATCTTCACCGCCCGCAAGCGCGACTGA